CGATATTTGATTAAATGCATCCACAAAGACTGGACTACGTTGTTTAACGAGTACCTCAATCCAGTATTCCGGGGTCTTGTCAGCTTTTGATAGGAGCTCTGCAACCGTGACTATCATAAGAGGAAGGCCTTCACGTTTCTTGGCAATCTTCTCTCCCAGTTCCTCAAGTTGAGGAGGGAAACCCTCTTCGCCAAACACTTTCTCACCGAGTAATTCCttactttcttcttcatttaAAAAGCGCACTCTTTCGGACCCACCCTTCGGGTCTCCTATACTTTGTCTACTTGTAAGTAAGAATCGAATCCTtccaacaatattcttatctTGGAAGCAATTTGTCAAGCCATATGCTACTTCTACATCATCCAACACAATGAGACATTTCTTATCCTTCAAACTTTCTTTCAAGATTCTAACTAATTCTGCCACATCATCATCTCCTTGGGTAAGGTTTTGGTAAGCATTGGAATCCACTTGAGCTAGAACGCATCGTAATAGTTCGTTGGATTCACATTTTCTACCCACTCTGACCCATGCTCGAAACTCGAAATGGCTCTGAATTGATGGATCCTCAAAAATATGCCTAGCAAGAGTTGTCTTTCCAATGCCCGCCATCCCCATAATCGaataatttttatctttaagaAGATCATCTCTGGCTTTTTGAAATTCATCAGATAATCCAACCATCTTTGGCTTGATTCCACCAAAATCGATTCTTGAGGAAATAGgctcgccttcttcttcaggCATATTCTCCATTTCAATTATGTACTCTTCATCCATCATCTTCACCATCTCGACGAAACAATCAACGCGGTGTTGCAGACTCTGCAGATCTACAGAGAATGACAAGTTGTCTCTCTCGCTTTCGAGCTGTTGAAGAATCTGATGTAAGACATGGGATTCGAGTAAATCTTCGAATTCCCAAACTGCCTCTTTGATTCGTTCATCCGCAGCATTCACCTTCGTCCTGATCTTGCTGCAGCCGGTGTCGTCTAATTTTAGCAGAACACTCTGCAATCGATCCATCTCTTCGTAGG
The genomic region above belongs to Salvia miltiorrhiza cultivar Shanhuang (shh) chromosome 5, IMPLAD_Smil_shh, whole genome shotgun sequence and contains:
- the LOC131025982 gene encoding putative late blight resistance protein homolog R1A-10; this translates as MAAYGAATSLKNTIHRIPQSSCISLVSPSPQILQPAYEEMDRLQSVLLKLDDTGCSKIRTKVNAADERIKEAVWEFEDLLESHVLHQILQQLESERDNLSFSVDLQSLQHRVDCFVEMVKMMDEEYIIEMENMPEEEGEPISSRIDFGGIKPKMVGLSDEFQKARDDLLKDKNYSIMGMAGIGKTTLARHIFEDPSIQSHFEFRAWVRVGRKCESNELLRCVLAQVDSNAYQNLTQGDDDVAELVRILKESLKDKKCLIVLDDVEVAYGLTNCFQDKNIVGRIRFLLTSRQSIGDPKGGSERVRFLNEEESKELLGEKVFGEEGFPPQLEELGEKIAKKREGLPLMIVTVAELLSKADKTPEYWIEVLVKQRSPVFVDAFNQISEVFFPSYDYLPQYLKMFFLDIGAFPPYNDFNIFTLNIMLSAEGFLEPIGEESCLENLSSWYHLVLDTSHEDEYWFWDRSYRVHSCWQHVCEEE